One genomic window of Medicago truncatula cultivar Jemalong A17 chromosome 1, MtrunA17r5.0-ANR, whole genome shotgun sequence includes the following:
- the LOC25483820 gene encoding uncharacterized protein: protein MAMAGTGTLSFSQFSVHRPVSFPRTKLIPRNRICIRAMSETETSSSTSTSSSPSVSITPPPNFKPPEPKRFAIRSDKTFEILGASLPLLFRFATGVFVSGYSFSVVSKDEIPLNEYAFRISGITVKETSKVGARPAKPIEIYEFESCPFCRKVREIVAVLDLDILFYPCPRNGPNFRSKVAQMGGKTQFPYMVDPNTGVAMYESDEIIKYLVGTYGDGNIPLTLSLGFLTSLTCGLAMLGRITKGTSYTPSKLPPKPLKLWAYEGSPFCKIVREVLVELELPHLLVNCARGSPKRNILYQKTGNFQVPFLEDPNTGVEMFESAEIIEYIRATYTL from the exons ATGGCCATGGCTGGAACAGGAACTCTGAGTTTTTCTCAATTCTCAGTTCATAGGCCCGTTTCATTTCCCAGAACAAAACTAATACCCAGAAACAGAATTTGCATTAGAGCCATGTCAGAAACAGAAACATCTTCTTCCACTTCAacttcatcatcaccatcagtGTCAATTACTCCTCCTCCAAATTTCAAACCCCCTGAACCTAAACGATTTGCAATAAGATCTGATAAGACTTTTGAGATTCTTGGAGCTTCCCTTCCCTTGCTCTTTCGCTTTGCTACTGGAGTTTTCGTTTCTGG GTATTCATTCTCAGTTGTTTCTAAGGATGAAATTCCACTAAATGAATATGCTTTTCGAATTTCCG GCATTACAGTAAAAGAAACATCAAAGGTAGGCGCTCGACCAGCGAAGCCCATTGAGATATATGAATTTGAAAG CTGTCCATTTTGTAGAAAG GTTAGAGAAATAGTTGCTGTTTTGGACCTTGATATTCTTTTCTATCCTTGCCCGAGAAACGGCCCAAATTTTCGTTCGAAGGTTGCTCAGATGGGTGGTAAAACACAGTTCCCTTACATG GTTGACCCAAATACTGGCGTTGCGATGTATGAGTCAGACGAAATAATTAAGTATTTGGTTGGAACATATG GTGATGGAAACATTCCTCTTACTTTATCACTTGGATTTTTAACG TCATTGACTTGCGGTCTTGCTATGCTTGGTCGTATTACAAAG GGAACATCATATACTCCATCAAAGTTACCACCAAAGCCACTTAAATTATGGGCATATGAG GGATCTCCTTTCTGCAAAATTGTACGCGAAGTACTTGTGGAATTGGAGCTGCCACATTTGCTTGTCAA TTGTGCTAGGGGTAGCCCAAAACGAAATATTCTATATCAGAAAACTGGAAATTTCCAG GTACCTTTCTTGGAAGATCCAAACACTGGAGTAGAAATGTTTGAGAGTGCAGAAATTATAGAGTACATTAGAGCAACTTACACTCTTTAG
- the LOC25483817 gene encoding ankyrin repeat-containing protein BDA1 — MNTNGIYCFNRLKGAAEAGDIDLLYTVIQDDPYILERIDLIPFVETPLHTAASMGHLQFATEIMNLKPSYAWKLNQQGFSPIHLAMQNGQKSFVSQFVNINKELVRVQGREGLTALHFASQIGEVDLLAKFLLVCPNSIRDVTVRCETALHIAIKNEQYEALQVLVGWLETNKQRGAVELENGILNKRDDAGNTILHVSALSIEPQKLLLLLSTGINFEAKNLENKTALDIASTPKIKSILLRAGAKSSMEVADAPTLAHMLRSKKTTMYKLLIQTIRIRSDMTEEQRNIWLIVAALIATTMYESALTPPGGVYPSSAGDNSLNITSSNSTISSTQGNVGKSVLSEAIFCLFSVSNMLSFYTSITTIIIMTSSVMQCMVVYMLMYWFSLCYMISMLKISPAYASAIFVKIPFVVLITGPFVCLTFVVYSKLQHERNAKKLDRS; from the exons ATGAACACAAATGGCATATATTGTTTTAACCGATTGAAAGGTGCAGCTGAAGCAGGTGATATAGATCTCCTCTACACAGTAATTCAAGATGATCCATACATTTTGGAGCGTATAGATTTAATACCATTTGTTGAAACTCCTTTACATACGGCTGCATCTATGGGTCATCTTCAATTTGCCACTGAAATTATGAATTTGAAACCTTCATATGCTTGGAAACTAAATCAGCAAGGATTCAGTCCCATCCATCTTGCTATGCAAAATGGCCAAAAGAGTTTCGTGTCTCAATTTGTGAACATCAATAAAGAACTTGTTAGAGTTCAAGGAAGAGAAGGCTTAACTGCTCTTCATTTTGCAAGTCAAATTGGAGAGGTTGACCTTTTAGCTAAATTCCTCCTTGTATGTCCTAATTCCATTAGAGATGTGACTGTGAGGTGTGAGACCGCATTGCATATTGCTATCAAGAATGAACAATATGAGGCCCTTCAAGTACTTGTTGGATGGCTcgaaacaaataaacaaagagGCGCTGTAGAGCTGGAAAATGGAATATTAAACAAGAGGGACGATGCAGGCAACACCATTTTGCATGTTTCAGCACTAAGTATTGAGCCGCAG AAACTTCTATTGTTGCTAAGTACTGGTATAAATTTCGAGGCAAAGAATTTGGAGAACAAAACAGCATTAGACATAGCAAGCACTCCAAAGATCAAGAGTATATTATTAAGGGCAGGAGCAAAATCTAGCATGGAAGTCGCTGATGCTCCCACACTTGCACATATGCTAAGGTCGAAGAAAACAACTATGTATAAATTGTTAATTCAGACAATTCGTATTAGAAGTGACATGACAGAGGAGCAACGCAACATTTGGTTAATAGTCGCAGCTCTTATTGCGACTACCATGTATGAATCAGCTCTGACTCCCCCTGGTGGAGTTTATCCGAGTAGTGCCGGTGACAATAGTTTGAACATCACTTCCTCCAATTCTACTATTTCTAGTACCCAAGGAAATGTTGGGAAATCTGTCTTGTCAGAAGCTATTTTCTGTCTGTTTTCAGTTTCAAATATGCTTTCCTTTTATACATCAAttacaacaataattattatgaCCTCAAGTGTGATGCAATGCATGGTTGTGTACATGCTAATGTATTGGTTTTCCCTTTGTTATATGATCTCTATGTTGAAGATATCCCCTGCATATGCCAGCGCCATTTTTGTTAAAATCCCTTTTGTTGTTCTTATAACTGGCCCATTTGTTTGTTTAACTTTTGTTGTCTACTCAAAACTTCAGCATGAGCGCAATGCAAAGAAACTTGATAGATCATAG
- the LOC25483819 gene encoding alpha carbonic anhydrase 1, chloroplastic: MALQIYFSILFIATLALCTSANYNSVNFSYIGPNGPEKWGTLSPSFAACSNGKAQSPVDLVMTDIVMNQELKSLDRNYLPTNATLVNNQFNIGVHFEGKVGDININGMNYSLRQLHWHAPAEHRAHGRLHEAELHLVHLTEDNNNIAVIAALYNLGDPDPLISKIEDKFYELANENRVGNKDAKIALGTFDVEEINKRIHRYYRYIGSLTTPPCKEGVIWNIIGKVRTLSKEQLKLLKAPLGPEFQHNARPLQPLNGRKFEMYNYHK; this comes from the exons ATGGCCTTGCAGATTTACTTCTCAATCCTTTTTATTGCAACTTTGGCTCTATGCACTTCAGCAAATTATA ATTCGGTTAATTTTAGTTATATTGGACCAAATGGTCCTGAGAAGTGGGGAACTCTGAGTCCATCTTTCGCGGCATGTTCAAATGGGAAAGCACAAAGTCCAGTGGATCTTGTAATGACAGATATTGTCATGAACCAGGAATTGAAATCCTTAGACAGAAACTACCTTCCCACAAATGCTACACTTGTTAACAACCAATTCAACATTGGG GTACATTTTGAAGGTAAAGTGGGAGATATTAACATAAATGGAATGAATTATTCATTGAGACAACTTCACTGGCATGCACCTGCAGAGCACAGGGCTCATGGTCGTTT ACATGAGGCAGAGCTCCACCTAGTTCACCTCACAGAAGATAACAATAACATAGCAGTTATTGCAGCCCTCTACAATTTGGGTGATCCTGATCCTCTAATCTCCAAG ATTGAAGACAAGTTCTATGAGCTAGCCAATGAGAACCGTGTGGGAAATAAAGATGCCAAAATTGCCCTTGGCACCTTTGATGTAgaggaaataaataaaaggatcCATAGATATTATAGATATATTGGCTCTCTCACTACCCCTCCATGCAAAGAAGGTGTCATTTGGAACATCATTGGCAAG GTGAGGACACTCTCAAAGGAACAACTAAAACTTCTAAAGGCACCATTGGGTCCGGAGTTTCAGCACAACGCAAGGCCACTTCAGCCATTGAATGGTCGCAAATTTGAAATGTACAACTACCACAAATAG
- the LOC25483818 gene encoding alpha carbonic anhydrase 1, chloroplastic: MALQIYISILSIAALALCTSANHDSVNFSYIGPNGPLKWGTLKQSFAACSNGKAQSPVDLAMTNIVVNNVLKSLDRNYLPTNATLVNHQYSIGVHFEGKVGDININGMNYSLKQLHWHAPAEHRAHGRLHDAELHLVHFTEDNNNIAVVAQLYRLGVPDPLISKIEDKFYKLVNENHAGNKNANIALGTFDVNELNKKIYRYYRYVGSLTTPPCKEGVIWNVIDKVRTLSKKQLELLKAPLGVEFQHNARPLQPLNGRKIEMYNYHT, translated from the exons ATGGCCTTGCAGATTTACATCTCAATCCTTTCCATAGCTGCTTTGGCTCTATGCACTTCAGCAAATCATG ATTCGGTTAATTTTAGTTATATTGGACCAAATGGTCCTCTGAAATGGGGAACACTAAAACAATCATTCGCAGCATGCTCAAATGGGAAAGCACAGAGTCCAGTGGATCTTGCAATGACAAATATTGTTGTGAACAATGTATTGAAATCCTTAGACAGAAACTACCTTCCTACAAATGCCACACTTGTTAACCACCAATACAGTATTGGG GTGCATTTTGAAGGAAAAGTGGGCGATATTAATATAAATGGAATGAATTATTCATTGAAACAACTTCATTGGCATGCACCTGCAGAGCACAGGGCTCATGGTCGTTT ACATGACGCCGAGCTCCACTTAGTTCACTTCACAGAAGATAACAATAACATAGCAGTTGTGGCACAGCTCTATAGATTGGGTGTTCCTGATCCTCTAATCTCCAAG ATTGAAGACAAGTTCTATAAGCTAGTCAATGAGAACCATGCAGGCAATAAAAATGCTAACATTGCTCTTGGCACCTTTGAtgtaaatgaattaaataaaaagatcTATAGATATTATAGATATGTTGGCTCTCTTACTACTCCTCCATGCAAAGAAGGTGTCATTTGGAACGTCATTGACAAG GTTCGGACACTCTCCAAGAAACAACTAGAACTTCTAAAGGCACCATTGGGGGTAGAGTTTCAGCACAACGCAAGGCCTCTTCAGCCATTGAATGGTCGCAAAATTGAGATGTACAACTACCACACATAG